The Kordia sp. SMS9 genome window below encodes:
- a CDS encoding FAD-dependent oxidoreductase, which produces MNSSFKEKAPEYLKIVCKDDPLYQYARVISNTRFGHMPDCIAYCKKASHVQYCINYCRDNNAPFRIRSGGHQHEGMCSADNVIIIDLSEIHEIIYESDTTAWIPAGKQLGQVYDELAKHGKTIPGGGCQSVNVGGLTQGGGWGVSVRKFGLTCDSVTEIEIVLASGEIVIANALNEYSDLFKALKGGGGGNFGVVIGFKFNLVSILPVVTTFGLLWENPETYLPIITKWAKLHAISGAIDESLSATCTMIIANTIDKDRNEIHGRMGGKFYGSEKNLRILLKEYFGEDVIETADTANFNQIPEDYDKIPSNSTKKSQKNEHVISYATDQRALIDFINPAGKIQYVNINHGSCQKLDLTVLPNSGPSSTCDRPHPHKVSSSFPKDDVDHAVLVEAIYTYLDTSCYYADVNMYMSFHCMGGAVTRSTDNSFGYSQKPYMLQIQCWWDDVSNAFTNVGRNTVYVAWVKQFRESIAEFTEGSFINFVDKTLVADIEEDANRLKLLEIYYTKKNLDMLCGIKKKYDPTQLFNFEMSILPSD; this is translated from the coding sequence ATTTAAAAATTGTCTGTAAAGATGATCCTTTATATCAATACGCACGCGTAATTTCGAACACACGTTTTGGGCATATGCCCGATTGTATTGCCTATTGTAAAAAAGCCAGTCATGTTCAATACTGCATCAATTATTGCCGCGACAATAATGCTCCTTTTAGAATTCGCTCTGGCGGACATCAACATGAAGGTATGTGTTCTGCTGATAATGTCATTATCATTGATTTGTCAGAAATACATGAAATTATTTATGAAAGCGATACTACTGCTTGGATTCCCGCTGGAAAACAATTGGGACAAGTGTATGATGAATTAGCGAAACACGGAAAAACAATTCCTGGTGGCGGTTGTCAATCCGTAAATGTTGGTGGACTTACCCAAGGTGGCGGTTGGGGAGTTTCGGTTCGGAAGTTTGGACTTACTTGTGATTCTGTTACAGAAATTGAAATTGTATTGGCTTCAGGAGAAATTGTGATTGCAAATGCACTCAATGAGTATTCAGACTTGTTTAAAGCACTTAAAGGTGGTGGTGGTGGAAATTTTGGAGTTGTGATAGGTTTTAAATTCAATTTAGTTTCTATTCTCCCAGTGGTAACAACATTTGGATTGTTATGGGAAAATCCAGAAACTTACCTGCCTATTATAACAAAATGGGCAAAATTGCACGCAATCAGCGGAGCAATTGACGAATCACTTTCTGCTACATGCACGATGATCATTGCAAACACAATTGACAAAGACCGGAATGAGATTCACGGACGTATGGGAGGAAAATTTTATGGTTCTGAAAAAAACTTAAGAATCTTGCTTAAAGAATATTTTGGTGAAGATGTTATTGAAACTGCTGATACTGCTAATTTCAACCAAATTCCAGAGGATTATGATAAAATACCTTCAAATTCAACAAAGAAATCGCAAAAAAATGAGCACGTTATTTCGTATGCGACAGATCAGCGTGCATTGATTGATTTTATAAATCCTGCAGGAAAAATTCAGTATGTTAATATTAATCATGGTTCTTGTCAAAAACTAGATTTGACAGTATTGCCAAATAGTGGGCCAAGTTCTACATGTGACCGTCCGCATCCGCATAAAGTATCTTCTAGTTTTCCAAAGGATGATGTAGATCATGCAGTTCTAGTAGAAGCCATTTATACTTATTTAGACACATCGTGCTATTATGCTGATGTAAATATGTATATGAGTTTTCATTGTATGGGCGGCGCAGTTACTAGAAGTACGGATAACAGTTTTGGGTATTCGCAAAAGCCTTACATGCTGCAAATTCAATGTTGGTGGGATGATGTTTCAAACGCTTTTACCAATGTTGGAAGAAATACCGTTTATGTAGCATGGGTGAAACAATTTAGAGAGTCAATTGCTGAGTTTACAGAAGGTTCTTTTATCAATTTTGTAGATAAAACCTTGGTTGCTGATATTGAAGAAGATGCCAACCGATTGAAATTATTAGAAATATATTACACAAAGAAAAATTTAGACATGCTCTGCGGCATCAAGAAAAAATACGATCCAACACAGTTATTCAACTTTGAGATGAGTATTTTGCCATCCGATTGA
- a CDS encoding DUF4440 domain-containing protein yields the protein MKKIIFTFVFVTFFVQFGISQTYSGNQKDIDQILENVKNFSSYVNSSNYKMIGASYTEDAKIFPQRGEIISGVEAIIKYWTLPEGVQTKNHKITPSEITIVGDTAYDYGHYEGETIRANGEKNSWKGKYVIVWKRVGAEWKMYLDIWNSI from the coding sequence ATGAAAAAAATAATCTTCACATTCGTATTCGTCACATTTTTTGTACAATTTGGCATTAGTCAAACTTACTCAGGAAATCAAAAAGACATTGATCAAATTTTAGAAAATGTCAAAAACTTTTCGAGTTATGTAAATTCGTCTAATTATAAAATGATTGGCGCTTCTTATACCGAAGATGCCAAAATATTTCCACAACGCGGAGAAATTATTTCAGGAGTGGAAGCCATTATCAAGTATTGGACCTTGCCAGAAGGTGTACAAACAAAGAATCATAAAATTACGCCAAGCGAAATCACGATTGTAGGCGATACAGCCTACGATTACGGGCATTATGAAGGCGAAACAATTCGTGCAAATGGTGAAAAAAACTCTTGGAAAGGAAAATATGTTATTGTTTGGAAACGCGTAGGAGCAGAGTGGAAAATGTATTTGGATATTTGGAATTCTATTTAA
- a CDS encoding site-2 protease family protein produces the protein MPLDVALIFMLSLLTFRLLTTVIHELGHAIPALLLTKKKVTVYMGSLGNPEKSFQFQLGRLECFFKFNLFYWRGGLCVMHAKDISVRTSFIVTICGPLLSLLVAGIGILILTNYEFDDVTKLVIFALVFSCIVDFINNMIPNQTMLELHNGMIAYNDGTHLVHLFKNDSVEKIYSDGVSYFQQEKYAKAAETFEKLLMTRSDHEVFYRLAIQANLMIGNYTNAKNIQKEFSERFSEAFEILDFINLGRIQLHEGLYENALQNFMKAKDMGADVEEIQKYIDIARKHV, from the coding sequence ATGCCACTCGACGTCGCACTCATTTTTATGCTGTCTTTACTGACGTTTCGCTTGCTCACCACCGTAATTCATGAGTTGGGACATGCAATTCCTGCGTTATTGTTGACCAAAAAGAAAGTCACAGTGTATATGGGTTCGTTGGGAAATCCTGAAAAATCGTTTCAATTTCAGTTAGGTCGTTTGGAATGTTTTTTCAAGTTCAATTTATTCTATTGGAGAGGCGGATTGTGTGTCATGCATGCAAAAGATATTTCTGTGCGAACCAGTTTTATTGTGACAATTTGCGGTCCACTACTCTCGTTGTTGGTTGCGGGAATTGGCATCCTAATTCTCACCAATTACGAATTTGACGATGTGACAAAATTGGTCATTTTTGCTTTGGTTTTTTCGTGTATCGTTGATTTTATAAATAACATGATTCCCAATCAAACCATGTTAGAATTGCACAATGGCATGATTGCGTATAATGATGGAACACATTTAGTGCATCTTTTTAAAAATGACAGTGTTGAAAAGATATACAGTGACGGAGTTTCTTATTTTCAACAAGAAAAGTATGCCAAAGCTGCTGAAACATTTGAAAAACTGTTGATGACTCGCTCCGATCATGAAGTATTTTATCGTTTGGCAATTCAGGCTAATTTGATGATCGGAAATTATACAAATGCTAAAAACATACAAAAAGAATTTAGCGAACGCTTTTCAGAAGCTTTTGAAATACTCGATTTTATAAACTTGGGAAGAATTCAACTGCATGAAGGATTGTATGAAAATGCGCTACAAAACTTTATGAAAGCAAAAGATATGGGAGCTGACGTGGAAGAAATACAAAAATATATAGACATTGCTAGAAAACATGTATAA
- a CDS encoding BlaI/MecI/CopY family transcriptional regulator encodes MNELTKAEEQVMHYVWKLDKAFLKDIVEQFPEPKPAYTTISTVVRVLVRKQFLHFETFGKIRQYSPAISKERYFSQHFKQVIGNFFNGSTSSFASFFAESNTLNLTEMEQMKAILEEKINTLKANDE; translated from the coding sequence ATGAATGAGTTAACAAAAGCCGAAGAGCAAGTCATGCACTATGTGTGGAAATTGGACAAAGCCTTTTTGAAAGATATTGTAGAACAGTTTCCAGAGCCAAAACCTGCGTACACCACCATTTCTACCGTGGTTCGTGTGTTGGTACGTAAACAGTTTTTACATTTTGAAACCTTTGGGAAAATTCGCCAATATTCGCCTGCGATTTCCAAAGAACGCTATTTTTCGCAGCATTTTAAGCAAGTGATTGGTAACTTTTTTAATGGTTCTACGAGTTCGTTTGCTTCTTTTTTTGCGGAAAGTAACACGCTCAATCTGACCGAAATGGAACAAATGAAAGCCATTTTAGAAGAAAAAATTAACACCTTAAAAGCAAACGATGAATAG
- a CDS encoding M23/M56 family metallopeptidase gives MNSWLLYILQANLVFGSFYLLYKWCFSRFTFHAFNRIFLLLLIPLSLLVPLSDALFPEMQFYLEIPLFDELAILSETATNVSTTTETENFQTIHYSFWIFSLYAIGVLCFLGRFVATTFKVFQLKSNSKPVLLHETKVYSANVAEVFSYFHWVFVPKSTATFIDACILTHEKAHISKVHSLDVLLAEMFIAMNWCNPLAYFYRKSIKSIHEFQADALVLQQEKVKKSSYLELLLASLEPKNTNPIYNYFSHPTLKKRIEMITKSPSKNNLKFVYILLIPVIGIACMAFKSPIMTSIPVETLPTAFVKEEGIPSLFPVKNKTVKHISSKFGAVRKHPKLKHKSAHGGIDIKAAKGTPIIATADGIVLKATVEGNWGNLIIISHDDGFETWYAHLQGFNTKLGATVQKGDIIGYVGNSGVSTAPHLHYEVRQHGKRLDPMHYISE, from the coding sequence ATGAATAGTTGGTTGTTGTATATACTTCAGGCGAATTTGGTGTTTGGAAGCTTCTATTTGCTATACAAATGGTGTTTTAGCCGATTTACGTTTCATGCATTTAATAGAATCTTTCTTTTACTGTTAATTCCACTCTCATTGCTCGTTCCTTTGAGTGATGCATTGTTTCCAGAAATGCAGTTTTACCTAGAAATTCCGCTGTTTGATGAATTGGCAATATTGTCAGAAACAGCAACGAATGTTTCAACAACAACCGAAACCGAAAACTTTCAAACCATACACTATAGTTTCTGGATTTTTTCACTTTATGCTATTGGTGTTCTCTGTTTTTTAGGACGATTCGTCGCAACAACTTTTAAAGTATTCCAACTAAAAAGCAATTCAAAACCAGTTCTTTTACATGAAACAAAAGTGTACAGTGCCAATGTTGCAGAAGTATTCTCGTATTTTCATTGGGTTTTCGTTCCAAAATCAACAGCAACTTTCATAGATGCGTGTATTCTCACACATGAAAAAGCACATATTTCTAAAGTACATTCGCTAGATGTGCTTTTGGCAGAAATGTTCATTGCGATGAATTGGTGCAATCCACTCGCCTATTTCTACAGAAAATCTATAAAATCCATTCACGAATTTCAAGCAGACGCATTGGTATTACAACAAGAAAAGGTTAAAAAATCATCTTATTTGGAGCTTCTTTTGGCAAGTCTTGAACCAAAAAACACCAATCCTATATATAATTATTTTTCGCATCCAACACTCAAAAAACGAATAGAAATGATTACAAAATCACCTTCAAAAAACAACTTAAAGTTTGTCTATATATTGTTAATTCCCGTCATCGGAATTGCATGTATGGCATTTAAAAGCCCAATAATGACCAGCATTCCCGTAGAAACACTTCCAACGGCTTTTGTAAAGGAAGAAGGAATTCCCTCATTATTTCCAGTGAAAAACAAAACGGTCAAACATATTTCTTCCAAATTTGGCGCCGTTCGGAAACATCCAAAACTAAAGCACAAATCGGCACATGGCGGAATTGACATCAAAGCTGCAAAAGGAACGCCAATTATCGCCACTGCAGACGGAATCGTATTAAAAGCAACAGTTGAAGGAAATTGGGGGAATTTAATCATCATTTCGCACGACGACGGATTTGAAACGTGGTACGCACATTTGCAAGGATTCAATACAAAATTGGGTGCCACAGTCCAAAAAGGTGACATTATTGGGTATGTAGGAAATTCAGGTGTATCCACAGCACCACATTTACACTACGAAGTACGTCAGCACGGAAAACGCCTAGATCCCATGCATTATATTTCGGAATAA
- a CDS encoding M23 family metallopeptidase: MKLLYLFVCMFCISQAVYSQTKDSLQLETNKKETILLETSDPMAKLHTQFPAISIILHQLQNPKTATKDWIAENWNTKVFNPYKKVKKQYPLQIKFDDSTYASPIPRKKVITSRYGWRNRRPHNGIDIDLITGDKVMSMFDGVVRYVNYHSGHGKTVVVRHYNGLETVYAHLSKQLVKVNDTVQKGQVIGKGGTTGNARGSHLHLEVLYQGIPIHPEYVFDLSNEENRIRNHEIWVTRRWTTAYRHNSKRKSNIELCTTEAEAIASKANETKIYTVRRGDTLSRISNKYNVSIASLCKANAIRKTSTLRIGQKLIVTQ, from the coding sequence ATGAAATTATTGTATTTGTTCGTTTGCATGTTTTGTATTTCTCAAGCAGTGTACAGTCAAACAAAAGATAGTTTACAACTTGAAACCAACAAAAAGGAGACAATTCTATTGGAAACGAGTGATCCAATGGCAAAGCTACACACACAATTTCCTGCCATTTCCATCATTCTACATCAGTTACAAAATCCTAAAACGGCTACGAAAGATTGGATTGCTGAAAACTGGAATACCAAAGTATTCAATCCATATAAAAAAGTAAAAAAGCAATATCCGTTACAAATCAAATTTGACGATAGCACATACGCGTCTCCAATTCCACGAAAAAAAGTGATTACCTCGCGGTATGGCTGGCGAAATCGCAGACCGCACAACGGAATTGATATTGATTTAATTACGGGCGATAAAGTCATGTCTATGTTTGATGGTGTGGTTCGCTATGTCAATTACCATTCGGGACACGGAAAAACGGTGGTTGTACGTCATTACAATGGATTGGAAACGGTGTATGCGCATTTATCGAAACAATTGGTAAAAGTGAATGATACGGTTCAAAAAGGACAAGTTATTGGCAAAGGCGGTACTACTGGAAACGCACGCGGAAGTCACTTGCATTTGGAAGTATTGTATCAAGGCATTCCGATTCATCCAGAATATGTTTTTGATTTATCAAATGAAGAAAACCGAATTCGCAATCATGAAATTTGGGTAACGCGCAGATGGACTACTGCGTACCGACACAATTCGAAGCGAAAATCTAACATAGAATTGTGTACTACAGAAGCTGAAGCAATTGCCAGCAAAGCCAATGAAACCAAGATTTATACCGTACGACGTGGTGATACTTTATCGCGTATTTCAAACAAATACAATGTGTCTATTGCCTCATTATGTAAGGCTAATGCTATTCGTAAAACGTCTACCTTGCGGATTGGACAAAAGTTGATTGTAACACAGTAA